Genomic DNA from Desulfurivibrio alkaliphilus AHT 2:
GGGAAGGGGGGGAGGGGGCCGCCTCGCCGGCCTCGCCGTGCTCCTGGGCCAGGGCCGCCCGCTGTTCTTCGTCCAGGGTCACCCGGCCGGCGATTACCACCACCCGCAGGGGCACCCCGATTTGCGGCGCCGCCAGCCCCACCCCGGGGGCGGCGTGCATGGTCTCGATCATGTCGAGGGCCAGCCGCCGCAGTTCATCGTTGAATTCGCTCACCGGTTTGGCCCGGCTCTTAAGGGAGGGCACCGGAAATTGGACAATGGGTTGAATAGCCATGGGGTTCTATAGCATATTTTCCGGATCAACGTCCAGACTCAATTTAACCGTGGAAGCGCCGGCCAGGCGAGCATATTCGCCCAGCAGCGCCTGGCAGAGCCGGTGCAGCGGGGCAACCCCCCGGCCCTTGAGCAGCAACTGCCAGCGGAAGCGGTCTTTCAGCCGAGACAGCGGCGCCGGGGCCGGGCCCAGTACCTTGATGCCGGAGTCGGCCCGGCCCCGGGCGATTTCTCCCAGGCGCAATGCCAGTTCCCGCACCTTCTCTTCCTTTTCGCCGTCGAAACGCAGGTTGATCAACCGCCCCCAGGGGGGAAAGCCCAGGCGTTGCCGCAGAGCGATCTCCTGCTCATAAAGGCCCTGGTAATCGTGGGCCCGGGCCAGGGCAATGCTGTAGTGCTCGCTTTGCAGGGTCTGCACCAGCACCCGGCCCGGCTGCTCACCTCGGCCGGCCCGGCCGGTGACCTGGGTAAGCAGTTGAAAGGTGCGCTCCGCCGCCTTGTAGTCGGGAATTCCCAGCCCGGCGTCGGCCCAGACGATGCCCACCAGGGTCACCCGGGGAAAGTGGTGGCCCTTGGTAATCATCTGGGTGCCGATGAGGATATCCACCTCGTGGTCCCGTACCGCCTTAAGCACCTTGAGAAACTCCTTGCGGTCGCGGCTGGTGTCCTGGTCCAGGCGAGCCAGGCGGGCGGCGGGAAAATGGCGGCGCAGTTCCTCCTCCAGGCGCTCGGTGCCGAAACCCGCCGGGACCAGGGTGCCGGAGTGGCAATGGCCGCACAGGCTGGCGCGCGGCTGGCGGTAGCCACAGTGGTGGCAGAGCAACAGGTCGGCTTTTTTGTGGTAAGTCAGGGTGACCTGGCAGTGGCGGCACTGCACCGGCCGGCCGCAATCCTTGCACAGTACCAGGTTGGCAAACCCCCGGCGGTTCAAAAAAACCAGCGACTGCTGGCCGGCAGCCAGGTTTTCCCGCAAAGCCCGGATCAGTTGGGGGGAAAAAAGCGGCGGCAGGCCGGATACCGTTCTCACTGCTTTCAGGTCGACGATTTCCACCGCCGGCAGGGGGCGGTCCTCCACCCGGCGGGTCATTTGCAGCAGCTCAAACTTGCCCTGCCGGGCGGCGTGGTAACTGCTCACCGCCGGGGTGGCCGAACCCAAAAGGACCGTGGCCTGCTGCTTGACCCCGCGCAGCAGGGCCAGATCGCGGGCGTTGTAGCGCAGACCATCCTCCTGCTTGTAGGCTGGGTCGTGCTCTTCATCGACGATGATCAGGCCGGGGTCGGCCAGCGGCGCGAAGATCGCTGAGCGGGCACCGATGGCAATTTGGGCCTCGCCGCTGAGCAGCAGGCTCCACTGGTCGTAGCGCTGGCCGCCGGACAGCCCGCTGTGGAGCAGGGCCACGGCGTTGCCGAAGCGGGAACAGAAGTGCCCCTCCAGTTGGGTGGCTAAAGCAATTTCCGGCACCAGCACCAGCACCTGGCGGCCGGCGGCCAGGGCGGCTTCGGCGGCCCGCAGATAGATTTCGGTCTTGCCGCTGCCGGTAATGCCGTGCAGCAGAAAGGGGGTATATTGCCGGCCTTCGATGGCCGGGGTCAGCCGCGCCATGACGGCGCTTTGTTCGTCGGTAAGCCTTTCAGGCCGGGGAAAAAAGGGCGGCGCCTCCCCGAAAGGGTCGCGGTAGCGGCGCTGCTCGAAGGTGCTGATCTGGTTGCGGGCCAGCAGCCCCTTCAGGGCCCGTCCGGCGCCGGGATAACGCTTGAGCAGCTCCCGCCGGGGAACGCCGTTGGGGTTGTTGGCGGCCAGTTCGGTAAGCAGGGCCAGGGTTTTGTCTTCCGACGGCTTAAGCGCCACGGAAGAAGAAAAGGGGTCTGACCCCTTTTTTGTTGTATGTTTTTTGATGTTGGCCGCGGCGTCCGGCGGTAATTTCGCGGGTGGAAGCGCCGGCAGGAAAATGATGGTTTCGGTCTGGGCTCGGACACTTTCCCGGCGTAGCCGGTTATCGATCTCAATCAGCCCTTCATCCTGCCAGCGTTTGAGTTCCGGCGGCCGACGGCGGATTACCGTGGCGCTTTTGGTAGCGCTCAATTCGCCCCGGGCCAGCAACTCGGGTAGCCAGTCGGAGAGCGGCAAAGGGGAGTTGCGTTTGCTTGCGGTGGATTGGGCAAGCGAGGGCAGTTTTTCGGCGCCCCGGTCGGTGAGCTTGATGATTCTGGTGCTGCGGCGGCTGAGGCCGGCGGGCAGGGCGTTTTGGATCACCTCGCCGATGGGATGGTGGTAGTAATCGGCGATCCAGCGGAAAAAGGGGACCATGGCGGCGGGGAACAGTGGTTCGTCGTCCAGCACTTCCAGGGCGGCCCGGATTTTGCCGCCCGGTTGCCGGTCGTTGCCGCCGTCCTTGAGAGCCGGTGGTTGTGCCGCGCAGTCCAGCAGGTAGCCGGTGACTTGCCTTCGCCCC
This window encodes:
- the priA gene encoding replication restart helicase PriA codes for the protein MSKQTPVYFEVAVAAPIHQTLTYAPPAGVAQLPPGHRLLVPLGRRQVTGYLLDCAAQPPALKDGGNDRQPGGKIRAALEVLDDEPLFPAAMVPFFRWIADYYHHPIGEVIQNALPAGLSRRSTRIIKLTDRGAEKLPSLAQSTASKRNSPLPLSDWLPELLARGELSATKSATVIRRRPPELKRWQDEGLIEIDNRLRRESVRAQTETIIFLPALPPAKLPPDAAANIKKHTTKKGSDPFSSSVALKPSEDKTLALLTELAANNPNGVPRRELLKRYPGAGRALKGLLARNQISTFEQRRYRDPFGEAPPFFPRPERLTDEQSAVMARLTPAIEGRQYTPFLLHGITGSGKTEIYLRAAEAALAAGRQVLVLVPEIALATQLEGHFCSRFGNAVALLHSGLSGGQRYDQWSLLLSGEAQIAIGARSAIFAPLADPGLIIVDEEHDPAYKQEDGLRYNARDLALLRGVKQQATVLLGSATPAVSSYHAARQGKFELLQMTRRVEDRPLPAVEIVDLKAVRTVSGLPPLFSPQLIRALRENLAAGQQSLVFLNRRGFANLVLCKDCGRPVQCRHCQVTLTYHKKADLLLCHHCGYRQPRASLCGHCHSGTLVPAGFGTERLEEELRRHFPAARLARLDQDTSRDRKEFLKVLKAVRDHEVDILIGTQMITKGHHFPRVTLVGIVWADAGLGIPDYKAAERTFQLLTQVTGRAGRGEQPGRVLVQTLQSEHYSIALARAHDYQGLYEQEIALRQRLGFPPWGRLINLRFDGEKEEKVRELALRLGEIARGRADSGIKVLGPAPAPLSRLKDRFRWQLLLKGRGVAPLHRLCQALLGEYARLAGASTVKLSLDVDPENML